The Papaver somniferum cultivar HN1 chromosome 3, ASM357369v1, whole genome shotgun sequence genome includes a region encoding these proteins:
- the LOC113356332 gene encoding pentatricopeptide repeat-containing protein DOT4, chloroplastic-like, with the protein MSLMATTSTANFWFSSPHRSQRKTLPQHGYFRFKPFSKIYLLSSNYTASASLGASSTVLIKQDKVNCNTEIVRLCEVGDLKNAMNLLCDTPVSHIELKTFCVVLQLCAEQKSLKDGKKVHSMINLSGFVIDGILGTKLVFMYLHCGDLKQGRMVFDDMTKDKVFIWNLVMNEYAKIGNFKETLFLYRKMKEMEVEPDSYTFSCVFKCFGALGSLVQGQEAHGSLLKLGYGSHNTVGNSLIAFYSKCKKIQNARKVFDELVDRDVISWNSILNGYVSNDLAKEGLEIFSEMMAEGVNVDLATMVSVLPACAEMGNLLIGTSLHGYAVKSHHFSKEITLENCLLDMYAKCGDLDSAVCVFEKMSKKSVVSWTSMITGFARKEKFDMAIGLFREMEVEGIKPDLFTITSILHTCARNGSVESGKDIHDYIVRNDLQTNLFVVNALVDMYAKCGNMTEARLIFDQMVERDSISWNTMIGGYSKNGLPNEAFDLFMKMQSQFDPNAVSFSCILPACSSLSALERGREIHAYVLRNGFITDRYVTNALVDMYAKCGALSVARFLFDRIPKKDLVSWTVVIAAYGMHGYGREAIAIFNEMREAEISPDAISFIAILYACSHSGLLDEGWRFFNIMRIECKIEPKLEHYACVVDLLSRGGRLTKAYKFIQAMPIHADSTVWGALLCGCRIHRNVELAEVVAEKVFELEPENTGYYVLLANIYAEAEKWEEVKRIRERIGRSGLRKSPGCSWIEIKNKFHLFVARDRSNPQYRKIESFLESVAMKMKEEGCLPKKRYALVNAGDTEKEDALCGHSEKLAMAFGILNLPPGKAVRVTKNLRVCGDCHEMAKFMSKMVGKEIVLRDSNRFHHFKNGRCSCRGYW; encoded by the coding sequence ATGTCACTCATGGCAACAACATCAACAGCAAACTTCTGGTTCTCTTCACCTCATCGGAGCCAGAGAAAAACTCTTCCACAACATGGTTACTTCCGGTTCAAACCCTtctcaaaaatctatctcttaTCATCGAATTATACTGCTTCAGCTTCCCTTGGAGCTTCTTCCACAGTGCTCATTAAACAAGATAAAGTCAATTGCAATACAGAAATTGTAAGATTATGTGAAGTGGGTGACCTTAAAAATGCCATGAATTTGCTATGTGATACTCCAGTATCTCACATTGAGCTGAAGACATTCTGTGTAGTCCTGCAACTTTGTGCAGAACAGAAATCATTAAAAGATGGTAAGAAAGTTCATTCCATGATTAACTTATCTGGGTTTGTAATAGATGGCATTTTGGGTACAAAACTAGTTTTCATGTACTTACACTGTGGTGATTTGAAACAAGGTAGGATGGTTTTTGATGATATGACAAAAGACAAAGTGTTCATTTGGAATTTAGTTATGAATGAGTATGCAAAAATTGGAAATTTTAAAGAAACTCTATTTCTGTATAGAAAGATGAAGGAGATGGAAGTTGAACCAGATTCTTATACTTTTTCTTGTGTTTTCAAGTGTTTTGGTGCTTTGGGAAGTTTGGTACAAGGACAAGAAGCTCATGGTTCTTTATTGAAATTGGGGTATGGTTCTCATAATACTGTTGGGAATTCTTTAATTGCTTTTTATTCCAAGTGTAAGAAAATTCAGAACGCGCGTAAGGTGTTTGATGAATTGGTTGATAGAGATGTTATATCGTGGAATTCAATTCTCAATGGGTATGTGTCTAATGATCTTGCTAAGGAAGGACTTGAGATTTTTAGTGAAATGATGGCTGAAGGAGTTAATGTAGATTTAGCTACCATGGTTAGTGTTCTTCCTGCTTGTGCCGAAATGGGTAATCTTTTAATTGGGACATCTCTTCATGGTTATGCAGTAAAGTCCCATCATTTCTCCAAAGAGATAACTCTTGAAAATTGTTTACTAGACATGTATGCGAAATGTGGAGATTTGGATTCTGCTGTGTGTGTTTTTGAGAAGATGAGTAAGAAAAGTGTTGTGTCGTGGACGTCGATGATTACTGGATTTGCCCGAAAAGAGAAATTTGATATGGCAATTGGATTATTTCGTGAAATGGAAGTGGAAGGTATTAAGCCTGATCTGTTTACTATTACAAGCATCCTTCATACTTGTGCACGTAATGGATCAGTGGAAAGTGGTAAGGATATTCATGATTATATAGTGAGAAATGACCTGCAAACTAATCTTTTTGTTGTTAATGCTCTCGTGGATATGTATGCAAAATGTGGAAATATGACAGAGGCTCGACTAATTTTTGATCAGATGGTAGAAAGGGATTCAATATCATGGAATACCATGATTGGTGGTTATTCGAAGAATGGTCTTCCTAATGAAGCGTTCGATCTTTTCATGAAAATGCAAAGCCAGTTTGATCCAAATGCTGTGTCTTTCTCTTGTATCCTTCCTGCCTGTTCAAGCTTATCAGCTCTTGAAAGAGGCCGAGAAATCCATGCCTATGTACTGAGAAATGGGTTTATCACAGATCGTTATGTAACCAATGCCCTAGTTGACATGTATGCAAAGTGTGGAGCGCTATCAGTTGCACGTTTTCTCTTTGATAGGATACCTAAAAAGGATTTGGTCTCATGGACAGTGGTGATTGCGGCTTATGGCATGCATGGTTATGGAAGAGAAGCTATTGCTATATTCAATGAGATGCGAGAAGCAGAAATTAGTCCTGATGCGATCTCGTTCATTGCTATACTGTATGCTTGTAGCCATTCAGGATTACTAGACGAAGGATGGAGATTCTTTAACATTATGAGAATTGAGTGCAAAATTGAGCCTAAGTTGGAGCATTATGCATGTGTGGTGGATCTTCTTTCTCGTGGTGGGCGTTTAACCAAGGCTTACAAGTTTATTCAGGCAATGCCTATTCACGCAGATTCCACTGTATGGGGGGCATTACTTTGTGGTTGTAGAATTCATCGAAATGTGGAGCTTGCAGAGGTAGTGGCCGAGAAAGTCTTTGAGCTTGAACCAGAGAATACTGGTTATTATGTACTTCTAGCTAATATATATGCTGAGGCAGAGAAGTGGGAGGAGGTAAAAAGAATAAGAGAGAGAATTGGTCGTAGTGGTTTGAGAAAGAGCCCTGGTTGTAGCTGGATTGAGATAAAGAATAAATTTCACCTTTTTGTTGCACGAGACAGATCAAACCCACAATATAGAAAGATTGAGTCGTTCTTGGAAAGTGTTGCAATGAAAATGAAAGAAGAAGGGTGTCTTCCGAAGAAGAGATATGCTTTGGTTAATGCAGGTGATACGGAGAAGGAAGATGCTCTTTGTGGTCACAGTGAGAAGTTGGCCATggcttttggaattttgaatcTGCCTCCAGGTAAAGCTGTACGGGTAACGAAAAATCTAAGAGTGTGTGGTGACTGTCATGAGATGGCTAAGTTCATGTCAAAGATGGTTGGAAAGGAGATTGTACTGAGAGATTCTAATCGATTTCATCATTTCAAGAATGGGAGGTGTTCTTGCAGAGGTTATTGGTGA
- the LOC113359516 gene encoding uncharacterized protein LOC113359516 has protein sequence MNSKEKYLGSPLILGHSKQESFKSIKENFENIFSTWNSISLSQAGRGTMIKHVLDSVSIYHMGTFKLPNNLINQLTFIERKFFWGYHNNRGNNPIAWHKVYKPKEQGGLAFRDLEKLNLSILTKLAWRLCNEPYNIISQFLSSKYFKSGDIIHQNISAKNCSYAWNGIAKGLQVVQQNYFMGVNNGKRTKFLKERWILGMIHPPTPMLDIYRFYEEVAELLLPDSHQWNVSLLNKLFDADTSNKIQNLFIDNTKEDVMVWMPARDGKFSVKSTYKKLTMSNK, from the coding sequence ATGAACTCTAAAGAAAAGTACTTGGGATCTCCACTTATTTTAGGGCACTCTAAGCAAGAATCCTTTAAGTCTATTAAGGAAAATTTTGAGAATATATTTTCTACTTGgaattcaatttctctttctcaaGCAGGAAGAGGGACCATGATCAAGCATGTTCTTGATTCAGTGTCAATATACCATATGGGCACTTTTAAGCTTCCCAATAATTTGATTAATCAACTTACTTTTATTGAAAGAAAGTTCTTTTGGGGGTACCACAACAATAGAGGCAATAATCCCATTGCTTGGCACAAAGTTTATAAACCCAAAGAGCAAGGAGGTTTGGCTTTTAGGGACCTTGAGAAACTGAATTTATCCATACTcacaaagttagcttggagactATGTAATGAGCCATATAATATAATATCTCAATTCTTAAGCAGCAAATACTTCAAAAGTGGAGATATTATTCATCAAAATATATCTGCAAAGAATTGCTCATATGCATGGAATGGTATAGCTAAAGGTCTTCAGGTTGTGCAACAAAATTACTTCATGGGGGTCAATAATGGGAAGAGAACAAAATTTTTGAAAGAAAGATGGATTCTAGGTATGATTCATCCACCAACACCAATGCTTGATATTTACAGATTTTATGAGGAGGTTGCTGAACTTCTCTTGCCAGATTCTCACCAATGGAATGTAAGTCTTCTAAATAAACTTTTTGATGCTGATACTTCCAATAAGATTCAGAACTTGTTCATAGATAACACCAAAGAAGATGTTATGGTCTGGATGCCTGCAAGGGATGGTAAGTTCTCTGTTAAGAGTACTTACAAAAAGTTAACCATGAGCAACAAATGA
- the LOC113356334 gene encoding trafficking protein particle complex subunit 3-like — protein MAPVGPRSGDAIFANVERVNAELFSLTYGAMVRQLLTDLEEVEEVNKQLDQMGYNIGIRLIDEFLAKSNVSSCADFKESADVIAKVGFKMFLGVTATVANWDADGTSCSLILEDNPLVDFVELPDTCQGLYYCNVLSGVIRGALEMVSMKTEVTWVRDMLRGDDAYELRVKLLKQVPEEYPYKDDE, from the exons ATGGCTCCGGTTGGTCCAAGATCTGGAGATGCAATTTTCGCTAATGTTGAACGTGTG AATGCGGAGTTGTTTAGCTTAACTTATGGAGCAATGGTAAGACAACTGCTTACCGATTTAGAAGAGGTAGAGGAAGTTAACAAACAGCTTGATCAGAT GGGTTATAATATTGGAATTCGACTAATTGACGAGTTTCTTGCAAAATCCAATGTTTCTAGCTGTGCTGACTTCAAGGAATCTGCTGATGTAATTGCAAAG GTTGGTTTTAAAATGTTCTTAGGGGTCACTGCAACTGTGGCCAATTGGGATGCTGATGGAACAAGTTGCAGTCTCATCCTGGAGGATAACCCCCTGGTAGACTTTGTTGAGCTTCCTGATACATGCCAAGGTCTATATTATTGCAATGTCCTTAGCGGAGTCATCAGAGGAGCTTTAGAGATG GTGTCAATGAAGACTGAAGTCACATGGGTTCGTGATATGTTGCGTGGAGATGATGCATACGAGTTACGAGTGAAGCTTCTGAAGCAAGTTCCTGAAGAGTACCCGTACAAAGATGATGAGTAA